The Heteronotia binoei isolate CCM8104 ecotype False Entrance Well chromosome 6, APGP_CSIRO_Hbin_v1, whole genome shotgun sequence genomic sequence CTGCACCAACACTAGAGGCTTTCCCtaagagggaggggaaaaaataacaacaaGCAGTTACACACAGGATTTTATTTCTTTTCACAGGATACAAAGTACTTCTCTACAAGTTCTCTGGCCACTaactgagacccagtttggtgcaatggttaggagcggcagactctaatctggaaaaccacctttgcttccccactcctccttcacaggaagcctgctgctgggcgacattatttatttatttattaatttattattttcgatttatagcccaccctttcccaaatgggctctgagcaggtaaccttgggccagtcaccattctctcagcactccctcagccccaccgaccttccttagggagaggaagagaaggcaattgtaagccactttgaggctcTTTAAGGTCAAGACTAAGCATGATATAAAAATCAActccttcttcttctacaggAGTTTGCCTTCTCAGCTGGGACTGGAAGCCAGATAAAATAAGGTTGTCCCAGGTAatcctgaacataagagaagccatgttggatcaggccaatggcccatccagtccaacactctgtgtcacacagtggccaaataaataaataaatacatacatacatacataaatatacacacacatacacactgtggctaacagccactgatggacctctgctccaaatttttatctaaccccctcttgaagctggctatgcttgcagccgccaccacctcctgtggcagcgaattccacatgttaatcaccttttgggtgaagaagtacttccttttatccattttaacccaactgctcagcaattccatcaaatgcccatgagttcttgtattgtgagaaagggagaaaagtacttatttctctactttctctatcccatgcataatcttgtaaacctctatcatgtcacccctcagtcgacatttctccaagctaaagagccccaagcgttttatcctttcttcatagggaaagtgttccaaccctttaatcattccagttacccttttctgaactttctccaatgctataatatcttttttgaggtgcggtgaccagaattgtacacagtattccaaatgagaccgcaccatcgatttatacaggagcattatgatactggctgatttgttttcaattccctttctgccCTTTCTGGCAATTGCCAACTAGCCTTTCTGTAGAACAAAAAAAGTCACGGATACATCCAGTCCATCCCTATCTGGCAGTCAGGTTTAGGGAGGCCCATTTGTGAGATAGCTGTAGCCAATAAAAATCGAGACTCTACTttataagaaaataagaagagtcctgctggatcagacccatagTCTTacaagtccagcctcctgtctcactcagtggcgaccagttcctctggtgggtcAACAACAAGCCATAGAAGCTGAGGCCATCCCCCAAtggtgcctcctggctctgaatgtggaggttcccctcagccactgacagacttctcctccatgaatctatttaatccccttttaaagctattcttgtggccatcctctggcagtgaattccatgttttaatcactctctttgtaaagtagtatttctttgTCCATCCAGAGCCCATCAACTTTGCTGTTTTTGGACTTGGTTTCTCCAACTGCTGGACATTTTTTATTTAGTGCCATATGAAGCAATGCTAAGGACATTTACCCCAGATCAAGTCCCAGCTTATTCAATGGGGCTGACTCCCAcgagagactcaaggcagattgcaaaATATGAAAAGCAAATCAAATCAGACCTCCAAGGAGCAATGCAGTAGGATTTTGGAAACTGGAAAACTGTGTAAACAAGAGGTGCCCAAGTTGTCTAAGGGATGACATACTTAAAAAGTGAAAAGGGGGTGTAATGTTCTGTTAtgtaaatattttgttttgtttctgcgATCTAATGTGGGAGTCTCTATGCATGTTTGCTGCAGTTTAAAATGAATGCCTTTTAAGGTAAGAAAGAGGGGGGCTGGAATGATGAGTGGACTCTCACTGTCCCTTGGTGGGTAGAGTTGGCTGGGTTTGTTCAGGGGGCTTTTGAGGAAGAGGGTTGAATGGGGGAGGAGACTAAGTGTGGTGATTGTAAATCTAAATGGCAAGTGAGGAAAATAATTCCTTTGTGGCTAAGTTTATCTAGGGAACTTTAAATGCAGAAGGAGAACTGTAGCTATCTTGCAACCACTAAATTAGTCACCAAACTGAAAACATTATGTTTTTATGCttcttaataaaatatatttgtgtttacaTTGTGTTAAAAGCTGCTTTGCTATTTCAGAGTTATCCCCATGTGCTGACCGTTCTGTCATTTTACTAAATATAACTAAGCCACCCTGTTCTTtagtgtcacacagcaggggaccaggaagggccttctactggctgccaacactctggtaagggtctgtctgggagggccaagaccacccacccaacccctgtatcttccttattagcaGATACCAAAGAggcgaggacccaggcagtatgaCAACAGGTGCTCAAGACAAAATAAGGGGATTGTGAAAACTTTGAGTGCAACAGGGAATAAGCAAACAGTAAAGGTGGTATAATGCAAAGTCCTAACATGATTAGCTATACGTTCCCTTCCTTTAATTTCAAACCAACTCACCCTCCTTGGATTAGGAATCCTTCCTGCTGCAACCTTTAtccagagagaacacacttcCCTCTCCAGCtggccttttattgtttcctcccaagtgtcccctccaaaactgctgcccactcaaccagagggacagaagggatcctgggaaatgcagACCCTGTAGCTACTTTAATATAGGCTtcactggagcctgtaggcctcactacgCCTAGGATCATGAAATCTGAGCTCAACTAAAATGTCCAAGGCAAAAGCAAAAATAAGTAGGCAATGCTAAGGGAGGGTATGAGGTATCATAACACATCCCACCTCAGAGCACTCCAGAGGTGCCATGACAGATGTGACATACCAAAGGTCTCCAAAAGGAGGATACAAAGGAAGAATGCACAAGAAACAGAAACAGACAACAATATTCTTCCTTATAGAAGGGATGAGCTCATTAATCCTACTTTCCAATAGTTCCATGTTTGTTGTGGGGTGTGGCCAAAGCACATgcaggaaactggggggggggggaaggggggactcCATTCAAGAGCTACAAACACCACCCCTTACTGAGAGTAAGTACTGCCAGCAGGTACTAGAAGTTTTATAAACTGAACTGCTAGTACAGAACTTTGTGCTACAAACACCACCCCTTACTGAGAGTAAGTACTGCCAGCAGGTACTAGAAGTTTTATAAACTGAACTGCTAGTACAGAACTTTGTGCTACAAACACCACCCCTTACTGAGAGTAAGTACTGCCAGCAGGTACTAGAAGTTTTATAAACTGAACTGCTAGTACAGAACTTTGTAGCATGGCAGGCCAGAAAACCTTtgtttgttttatgtattttctttttttagccaGGGCAGCTTAGCTGTTCCTTCCAGCCACCTCTTCCCCTCCTTTCCTGAACTCTGTGTTCTTCTGTTAACTAGCAGCGAAAATGGCTTCTGCTCAGGTATTTTGTGCAGTATGCTCAGAACACGAGAACATTTCAAGTCAACACATTTCATCATTTTATTCTGACCAAGGTGTACAGAACACACCTCCACAGGTATTATTACAAAGTTCAGAGTTAACTCATTCCTTGTTATGCAGGTCTAAGTTCTAACTTAACCTCTACTGCAGACACTCCAAGTTCCTTTCATTAGCAACAAAACCAAAGgaacaaaagagaaagaagataccttttttgaggtgcagcctTCTTAGTGAATTGATGACTGAGGATTTCCCCACATTTGGCACACCAATGACCATTATGGACGTTTCAACATTCTGGAACAAAGCAAAAGGGTTAAGAGTCGGCCTGTTGCCTTTCCCTGCAGGAGTCGGTTGCTGGGCCTCCTCTGATTCCTAGGGAGGTCAGGTGACCTTAGAGGGCAGAGTCACTCTGGGATTCCAGTTCTACTCAAGAACTTCAGCATCGAGAATCCAGGGATTGTGCATTCACATGTAACCAACCAGCATTTCTGCAGTGCACTGAAATGGAATTTGTTTGCACCCCAGCCTCTTAAGTGAAAGCAAGCTGGTCTCCGAAGAGATAATTCCAGCATTTcccaaagagttggaaggaaagCTTTCCTAGTTGTTGGAAAAGGTCAGCCAACGTTGCCACCCAGAGGATCAGATTGACCCAACAAGACTCACCTCAGCCCTCTGATAGCGCTGGCTCTTCTCCACCAATCCTGTGACAAGGGGAACAATCTGCAAGGAAATACAAGGATATCGACTGGCATGTATGTGGGTATTAAGGGTGCACCCCTTCAGTGGTTTCCCTTTTTTCTGTCTGACCAGACGAAAAGTCTCCACAGGAAATACAGAATATGCGTCACCCCTCTGCATTTTATCATTCAGACCTCCAGATGTGTCTGTCTTGGTTTTGAATAGGGGTGTGCACACACAACCCCACCCCAAGTATTTTTCTGGTTTGGGTATACCAAGTCATCAGGGAGCTGTCTGCTGGCTACCCCACCCCTTAGGGGGACCGCTCACCCTTAGGGAGGTCCGTCTGGCATTGGTCAAAGCCTGACTCTGTCCATGTGGAAGgggctcccggaagaggtgagtGGCCCCCTCCTTGGAGACCTTTGAGATGTGCTGAATGGTCTGTTATTTTACCTTTGGTTTTAGCTGGGAATGTCTCAACTATTTTTATAAGCTGCCCTGAATCAAGAGGAAAAGCAGGATAtcaatgttaaaataaataatatatctCTCTGTAAGAGATGACTGTACAAGTTAAAGTGACTCAGAGACAAGGACTAAGGACAGGATCCCTTTACTTCATTCGCCAAGCAGGAAGCTGTCCTTTAGGACACAGGGCTTCCATTCATCGTACCTCATGAGGCACTCTTAACAGAATAGTACCTTCTTAACGTTTTCATCCTTGAGGCAATCTGTGAAAAGGACGTGTTGGACGCCTTGCTGTTCCAAACATTCCAGAATCCGCTGAAAGCAAGAAAGTACTGATCAACCAGAAGGAAGAAAGCTTGGAGGAACTTATCTTCATGATACTTTGGCAAGGCAGTCAGCTTGATATGAGACCATTTTTGGTCTGAGGATCTGCTGACAGAAACCACAGAGCTACATAGCAAAACAGAAGTGtcagatttcagtaaagcttttgacagtgttccccatgatgttctgatgggtaaattagaggactgtggactgcaggatagttaggtggatagggaactggttggagaaccacactcaaagagtacttgtgaatggcatttcatctgaatggcgAGAGATGTCCAGTGggataccacagggctcagttctgggcctgatatttttcaatatttttatcattgatctggatgagggtgtagAGGAGCTATTCATTAAATCTGCAGaagacaccaaactgggaggagcagcaaacacaTCAGAAGGtagagatagaattcaatgagatctaaacacactggaaaagtagccataaacaagatgcaatttaacaaggataagtgctgagttctacatctgggtagtggtgtgtgtgaacaagatcttgggatatgggtGAACTGTAAGTTAAACAGGAGCAGGCattgtgatgcagcaacaaaaaaggctaatgccatcttggggtgtatcaacagaggcttAACATCCAAATATCAAGATGTCCTAGTCTCAGTGTACACTGTATTGGTCAAGatgcacctggagtactgtgtgtagttctggagACCTCACTTCAAGAAGAATGTGGACAGAATTGAGTAGGTGTGAAGGAGAGTAATTAGGATAATCAGACACCAAGCCCTACAAGGaaaaaaggctgagggacttgtgAATGGAGAAGAGATTAAGGGGggatatgattgctctctttgtgtatttgaaggggagggggaagagggcagggagctgttcctgttggcagcagactTGCAATtacgggtttaaattaagggcaggaagctactggctggatattaggaaaaacttccttacAGTGTTCAACAGTGGACTCAGCCATCAAAATAATGAGCTCCCCTCACTGGCAATTTTTAAGCAACGGCTGGACactcttgtcagggatgctgtagcctgatcctgcattgagcagggggctggaccagatggcctggatgccccttccaactctaagattctgagCTGCGGTAGGATCACAAACATGGAGGGCAAGATCACAGGGTGTAGTGGAATCTAGATAAGGCCTTGCATGCAGAATGGAAAATGTGGTTGCCATTACAGCAATCTGGTTAAATCAGTTCaaacaaactgggggggggggggaatcacaacTGAAGGAATAAACAGCTTCCAAATGCAAGTAAAAACAAGTTTGACCAGCTCAAGAATTTATAACTCAAAGCCAATCCATTGGCAAAAAGGTCTGCAGAAAACACAAAACGATTCGGTGAGGTGCTTTCTTGCTACTGCTTGATGCTGGCAAGTGCTGCCCCCACAGGGTCATGAGAACCACTGGTACAAACTGCTGTGTTAAAAAGCTGCCAGTCCGACCAAAGAGCAAGGGCTGCTTAAAGAATTCAAGTAGGCACCCACCAGAGACCCACAGTGGTGCATCCCAGCCTGTGGGTTAGTCTGGTGTCAAAGTCACAGTGGCCAACATGGGGCAGATCCTATTTTGGTCTTACCGATTTGTGAGTTAGATCTGCGACGTCCATCTTGTTCAGCACCAGCAAGTGTGGACGGATACCCAGGGCTTCCTGGAGCTGAGGGTTCCGACCAGAGAGTGGGATGTGCATGTGCTAAGGAGCCAAACGGAATGGCACTGCCCTCCTGAGAGCCCTGAAGGTGAAGTCTGAAGCCTGCATCCACAATGATGGTTCTTGACAAGCAAATCTCAAAACAGAAAGCTGGAGCCCCGTCTACCTTCAAACTTCCAGCTTTGCAGAGAACACATTTGCTGGTGTTTTACAGACAGGAACAAAAATGTATGCTTGTGTACTTGTTACAACTCCCAAGCCATGGTTACCCCACACCACCACTGAGGCTCTGCTGAAatgtttttcccactctgtatGCTGTATTCTGCAATAGTCTTCTGAGTGCAGTGATGAAATGACTGTTAATACCACAACAAATCTGGTTGTATATTTCTTTGCTAAATTACTAGAACTGAAGGacgtccaatgaagctgatgggcagtagattcaggatggacaaaaaaagatacttctttacacaatgaGTGACTTaatttgctgtcagaggatgtaatgatggccacaggcatatacagctttaaaaggggattggtcAGGTTCTGGGAGTctggatctatcagtggctactaatcaTGGTGACtcaagggaatctccacattctaTGGCAGTAAGCCTCTGAGTACCAGttccaggaggcagcatcaggggaaggtttcAGCCTCTAGGCTCTGTTGTTCAacagaaaaactggttggccactgtgtgagacaggatgcgagactagaaggaccactggtctgatccactcttcttatgtttttatgcattTACAAAATAACTGCAGCTCAATTGCATTTGATGAACTCTTGCGCTGGTATTCTGTATCCATGTAACTCCATCTACAATGTGCTTCTGGAAACAACTATTTCATGGGGCCTATCCAGAATTTCCTATTGCGGGGGCAAATACCAGTTTCTGGATGGCTTTGTAGTCAGAATTGTATTTCAATGTGTAGTGAAATATGTTTAACACATAAGCCAACATGAGACATCTGGTGGAGATTTAGAAGGTTCCCACTTCCCCCAGAATACTATCAATAAAACACAGGTTAACTTCAAAGGGCCTGGGGCATGAGTTGAAAATGGAAAAGAGCTTGAGGGCACACAGGTGCCAACCGCCAAGATTTGGGGAGCAACATTTCCCAAGAGGCAGAGGACTAAAACAGGTTTCAGCAAATAGCACTGCAGGTACAAGATGCATCCACCCAGTTCTTCTTGAAGAGTCTTAAAGGCTGGCTCTCAGGCCAAGCCACCCATGGGGCAATAAAAAGGGCACTGGTGCACAAGGGCTTGACCTGCTCTCAGACACTGGTTATGCAGGGAGACAATACTGCCATCCCAACCTGGATGATTGCCCCCACTGCTGCCCAGGTCGAGCAAAGCCCTTACAGTGTTTCCACAGGTGCTGAGATGGGACCTAAATGGTGGCAGCAGCACAGGCTCCAGAGGAGGGTGGTGTGAGAGAACAGAAAACCCTGGCAGGCTTCCTGTCACACATGCAGAAGGATATGCGGGCATCGTGCACTTCCAGCAAACAGTCTACCTGGTGCAGGCGGCTCTTCATGTCTTTcagccctgcaaaaaaaaaaaaaaaggtcaggcCATGTTAGGGAGGCAGAGATGAACatatgatgaacatatgaagctgccttatactgaatcagacctttggtccatcaaagtcagtattgtcttctcagactggcagcggctctccagggtctcaagctgaggtttttcacacctatttgcttggaccctttttagttggagatgccggggattgaacctgggaccttctgcttcccaagcagatgctctaccactgagccaccgtccctcccctagccaTGGAGATGCTTGGCACGGTCGCTCTGGGAGGGCTCTAAGGGCAGGGGGAGCCATGTAACCCAAACtgtttggggttgccaactctgaggcTGCATAATCCCTGGAGAGTTGGAAGGCAGGGTGTGAGAAGGGTGcaatgccacggagtccaccctccaaagcagccatttctctgcaggagaactgatcttggccGCCTGCAGATCCGTTGTAGTTCCAGGAATCTCCAGGTCGGCAACACTAGGCCTGCACTGGCGGAAAGGGAAGCTCTGAGCCCCCCTTGCTCCCCACAGAGATGCCTCAGCCTAGAGCGACGCCGACTCTTTTCCAGCGGAAGTCCGGAGAAGGCTTTAGGCCTCGCTGGCCGCCCTCCCCCCGTGCTCCCCGCCTGCCTTTGGCCATGTGCCCGGGGAACCAGCGGGCCACTTCCCAGCCGCCGCACTCGAACCGCTCCCGCCAGCCCACCGCCGGAGCCCGCAGAAAAGGCCACAGCCGCATCTTCCCGCCTTGGTCGGCCACACAACCGGAAGTTAGAGCCTCTTCCGGCGGATGAAGGAGAGGGAGACGAATTCGTTTCTCTTGGCAACGGTTTCTGAGACAACGTCACACCGACGCATCCTCTCAACCAATCCGGGAGAGGCATTCTGTGACGTCTACGGGCGGTGAGCTCCTCAAGGGCCTCTCACAGCCGCCCAGGCGTTCCTCGTGGCAGAGCGCATGTGCGAAGCTCGAAGGGCGGAGCCTGTCTCTGAGACGgtgagggggcggggccaggctgtGATTGAGTGGCATTAAattgcatgggggaggggggcaggaaacAACGGACCCCGCCCCCTCGTCTAGTTCTGAGCCTGCAGGCGGCGCTTCCGGGGGAGGGGGCGCAGGTCTCCAAGGTGACGGTgagtggcggcagcagcagcatagccccccccctcccctcggtTTTGTGCGCAGAGGTCGGTCGGTCTTCTCGGTTCATATTTGAAATGGTtgtttttaatggattttaaagcCATTTTGTCACGTCCGTCGTgtgggcctgaagcagcagagcagagTGGGAGGCCAGCTGGGCACCTCGAAGATCTACAAGGGGAGGAGCTTTCGCGTGCAGGCAGCAAAGTGTAATTCTCGGCAGAAGCTCTCacgtgcatgcgcacttcttctCTCTTCCTAGCTGTCATGGTTGCAgagggtgatgatgatgatgatattggatttatatcccgccctctactccgagtctcagagcagctcacagtctccttttatGTCCCCCCCACCGccgccccaacagacaccctgtgaagtgggtggggttgagagggctctaatagcagctgccctttcaaggacaacctctgccagagctctggctgacccaaggccattccagcagctgcaagtggaggagtggggaatccaacctggttctcccagataagagacctatggttgacccaaggccattccagcagctgcaagtggaggagggaggaatcaaacccggttctcccaaataagagagctctggctgacccaaggccattccagcagttgcaagtggaggcgtggggaatcaaacccagttctcccagataagagagctctggctgacccaaggccattccagcagctgcaagtggaggagtggggaatccaacctggttctcccagataagagagctctggctgacctaaggccattccagcagctgcaagtggaggaggggggaatcaaacccggttctcccagataagagagctctggctgacccaaggccattccagcagttgcaagtggaggcgtggggaatcaaacccagttctcccagataagagagctctggctgacccaaggccattccagcagctgcaagtggaggagtggggaatccaacctgcttctcccagataagagagctctggctgacccaaggccattccagcagctgcaagtggacgaggggggaatcaaacccggttctcccagataagagagctctggctgacccaaggccattccagcagttgcaagtggaggcgtggggaatcaaacccagttctcccagataagagagctctggctgacccaaggccattccagcagctgcaagtggaggagtggggaatccaacctggttctcccagataagagagctctggctgacccaaggccattccagcagctgcaagtggaggaggggggaatcaaacccggttctcccagataagagagctctggctgacccaaggccattccagcagttgcaagtggaggcgtggggaatcaaacccagttctcccagataagagagctctggctgacccaaggccattccagcagctgca encodes the following:
- the MTG1 gene encoding mitochondrial ribosome-associated GTPase 1 isoform X2, whose protein sequence is MRLWPFLRAPAVGWRERFECGGWEVARWFPGHMAKGLKDMKSRLHQVDCLLEVHDARIPLSGRNPQLQEALGIRPHLLVLNKMDVADLTHKSRILECLEQQGVQHVLFTDCLKDENVKKIVPLVTGLVEKSQRYQRAENVETSIMVIGVPNVGKSSVINSLRRLHLKKGKASSVGAEPGVTRAVLTRIQVCDRPLMFLLDTPGVLSPRIESVEIGLKLALCGAIRDHLVGEEVIADYLLYTLNHQQQFSYVEHYKMTSPCDDVETVLKTIAVHLGKTRRVKVLTGTGDVVVRAPNYSAAAVHFIHSFRKGLLGKVMLD